A DNA window from Allokutzneria albata contains the following coding sequences:
- a CDS encoding D-sedoheptulose-7-phosphate isomerase — MTRTLPDPIARDHIDALTVTLSALRKQSSTLGRWGRVLANRLDAGARLLVAGNGGSAAEAQHLTAELVGRFQDDRRPFSALALNAETSSLTAIGNDYGYEQVFARQVTAHARPGDVLLLLSTSGRSPNLLRAAEAGHTAGALVWALTGSAPNPLHDAADEAVALPGSTSSVQEAQLVAVHVLCEAFEAALSEVDAHRRVS, encoded by the coding sequence ATGACCCGCACGCTTCCCGACCCGATCGCCCGTGACCACATCGACGCGCTGACGGTGACGTTGTCCGCGCTGCGCAAGCAATCCAGCACCCTGGGGCGCTGGGGGCGCGTGCTCGCCAACCGCCTCGACGCCGGTGCGCGGTTGCTCGTGGCGGGCAACGGTGGCTCAGCGGCCGAAGCGCAGCACCTCACCGCCGAGCTGGTCGGCCGGTTCCAGGATGACCGGCGTCCGTTCTCCGCGCTCGCGCTGAACGCGGAGACGTCGAGCCTGACTGCGATCGGCAACGACTACGGCTACGAACAGGTCTTCGCACGCCAGGTCACCGCGCACGCCCGCCCCGGCGACGTGCTGCTGCTGCTGTCCACATCCGGGCGCAGCCCGAACCTGTTGCGCGCGGCGGAAGCCGGGCACACCGCCGGAGCGCTGGTCTGGGCGCTGACCGGCTCGGCGCCGAACCCGTTGCACGACGCGGCCGACGAAGCCGTTGCGCTGCCGGGCTCCACCAGTTCCGTGCAGGAGGCCCAGTTGGTCGCCGTGCACGTGCTGTGCGAGGCGTTCGAGGCCGCACTGTCCGAAGTGGACGCGCATCGGAGGGTGTCGTGA
- the rfaE2 gene encoding D-glycero-beta-D-manno-heptose 1-phosphate adenylyltransferase: protein MNLVVVGDTLLDVDLVGTVNRICPDAPAPVLDLADRNYRPGGAGLAALLAARDGTNVTLVTALAEDDAGQRLRDELRALNVVAGPSRTQTSVKTRVRCAGQSLARIDEGAPGAAPSATDEMLEAVRGADAVLVSDYGRGLLWDRRLRSTLTEVAGRVPVVWDPHPRGPEPIPGATMVTPNASEADLSDPGVTAAHRAARRLRDRWSVRAVAVTLGSAGAVLDQGGLPLAVPAPSVPVFDPCGAGDRFAVTVATRLLVGATPEEAVTSAVSAAARFLADGGASSVGATPVSVVDSNDALRRAEEVRARGGTVVATGGCFDLLHAGHTRTLAAARALGDCLIVCMNSDDSVRRLKGPDRPINPERERAELLESLTCVDAVAVFDEDTPESIVDMIRPDIWVKGGDYRAEDLPEAALLSKWGGCAVAVPYHPGHSTTRLALALAEAG, encoded by the coding sequence GTGAACCTTGTCGTCGTGGGTGACACGCTGCTCGACGTCGACCTCGTCGGGACGGTGAACCGGATCTGCCCGGACGCTCCCGCGCCCGTGCTGGACCTCGCCGACCGCAACTACCGCCCAGGGGGAGCGGGGCTCGCCGCCCTGCTCGCCGCGCGGGACGGCACCAACGTCACGCTCGTGACCGCACTCGCCGAAGACGATGCGGGACAACGGCTCCGTGACGAGCTTCGTGCTCTGAACGTCGTCGCCGGACCTTCGCGGACACAGACTTCGGTGAAGACGCGGGTGCGGTGCGCGGGGCAGTCCCTGGCGCGCATCGACGAAGGCGCACCGGGGGCGGCGCCGAGCGCGACCGACGAGATGCTGGAGGCCGTGCGCGGCGCTGACGCCGTCCTGGTTTCCGACTATGGCCGGGGCTTGTTGTGGGACAGGCGGTTGCGCTCGACGTTGACCGAGGTCGCCGGTCGAGTTCCCGTTGTCTGGGACCCGCATCCGCGCGGCCCGGAGCCGATCCCGGGCGCGACGATGGTGACACCCAACGCCAGCGAGGCCGACCTCTCCGACCCGGGCGTCACCGCCGCGCACCGGGCCGCCCGGCGGCTGCGGGATCGCTGGTCGGTGCGCGCGGTCGCGGTGACGTTGGGGTCGGCCGGAGCGGTGCTCGACCAAGGCGGTCTGCCGCTGGCCGTGCCCGCCCCGAGCGTCCCGGTCTTCGACCCGTGTGGAGCGGGGGACCGGTTCGCCGTCACCGTCGCCACCAGGCTGCTCGTCGGTGCTACGCCGGAGGAAGCCGTCACCTCGGCGGTCAGCGCCGCGGCCCGGTTCCTCGCCGATGGTGGGGCGAGTTCGGTGGGCGCGACCCCGGTATCCGTTGTGGACAGCAACGATGCGCTTCGCAGAGCAGAGGAAGTGCGGGCGCGCGGCGGCACCGTGGTGGCGACCGGCGGGTGCTTCGACCTGCTGCACGCGGGGCACACCAGAACCCTGGCCGCGGCGAGGGCGTTGGGCGACTGCCTCATCGTGTGCATGAACTCCGACGACTCCGTGCGCAGGCTCAAGGGTCCGGACCGGCCGATCAACCCCGAGCGGGAGCGCGCCGAACTGCTGGAGTCGCTGACCTGCGTCGACGCGGTCGCGGTGTTCGACGAGGACACCCCGGAGTCCATTGTGGACATGATCAGGCCGGACATCTGGGTCAAGGGCGGCGACTACCGCGCCGAGGACCTGCCGGAGGCGGCCCTGCTGAGCAAGTGGGGCGGCTGCGCCGTCGCGGTCCCGTACCACCCAGGACACTCCACCACCCGGCTGGCCCTGGCGCTGGCCGAGGCGGGCTGA